GTTCTTAGTAAGATATACCCGCTAATTAACCAATAGGCAAGCTTTAAAAGTGGCTAGCAAATACAGTGTGCGCTAAGTCATTGATGCATTGACATAAACATCAAATCGATTCTTTTTGGTCTCTATTGCCATCGACGGTTTTTGCTCATTGAGCCAACTTGCGTAGTCTGGGCGCTTAACCACAACCCTTTTAGTAGCAAGGGCTAACGCGGGTTCTAGTAAACCATCTGCATCCAAATCAGCGCCAACTAACGACTGAAAAACACGCATTTCCTTTTTCACTAAGGCGCTTTTCTTTTTACTCTCTGGGTGTGGGTACATTGGGTCTAAATAGACCACATCTGGTTTCACAAAGCTTGTATCACTGGCAAGGTCATGCAGCGCATTCAGGCTTGAAGCATGAATCAGAGACATACGCTCACTCACCCACTGACCAATCTCCGCATCTTGCTTTGCGCGCTCTAAACCATCATCCAGCAACGCCGCAACCACTGGGTGTCGCTCAACCATTTGCACTTTACAGCCCAAGGAAGCCAATACAAACGCGTCGCGCCCTAGCCCAGCCGTGCCATCAAGAATCGTTGGTGTCGTACCTTTATTTAGCCCCGCCGCTTTCGCGATCGCTTGACCTTTACCGCCCCCAAACTTACGGCGGTGTGCCACAGCTCCACTAACAAGATCGACAAAAATAGCACCTAGCTTTGGCTCATCCAGCTTACGTAACTCCAATTGCTGCTCAGTCAATACCAAAGCAAACGGGCTATCTTCGCTGTGGATTAATCCCCAGCGCTGTGTGAGCTGTTGAAAACGGTCTAATTGGGTTGAGTCTTCACAATGAAGTTGTAGTTGCACGGAGTGCTCCAAAGCCTTGTAACAATATAGGGTACGCAGTGTACTGGATTTTCGATTATGGTACTAAGATTTCTGCTGGTGCATCAGCTCTTCAACTAGCTCTGCCAACGGTTTAGGTTTACCGATGATATAACCTTGCGCGTAATCGACCTGAAGCTCCATTAGCTGCTCAATAATACGGGTGTTCTCAACAAATTCCGCCACGGTTTTCTTACCCATTTGACGAGCTAAATCATTGATTGAGCGTACCATCAGGTGGTCCATTTCATTGACATCTATATCGCGTACGAACAAGCCATCAATTTTGACTATATCGACCGGTAACTTTTTAAGGTAACCAAACGAAGACAGACCAGAGCCAAAGTCATCTAGGGCGATACGACAACCGAGCTCTTTAAGTTGAGTAAAGAACTCTATCGCTTGATTCATATTACTCATCGCCGCAGTTTCAGTGATTTCCAAGCAGATTTTCTCACACGGCACAGTGCTGGTTTCGAGCTTGTTTAATAAGAAGGCGATAAACTCTTTGTTGCCCATTGAGTGGCCCGATAGGTTAATCGAACATAGGCTAAGTTGCTCTAAGGCTTTATCATTTTCGGCCAACCAATCTAAGGTCTGAGTAACGACCTGTTTATCTAGCAAATGGGCGATGTTATAGCGCTCTGATGCGGGCATAAAAATCCCCGGAGAGATGTACTCTCCTTGCGCATTTTTAATTCGAATCAAGATTTCAAAGTGCATACCTGATTCTGAATCGGTCAAACTTAAAATCTGTTGAGCAAACAGTTCAATACGCTGATTAGCTAATGCATCATGAACGAGATTGACGCTTTCCATCTCCTGCTCACGACGACGAAGTTCTTTATCATCTAGGCAGTATAAGTTGTAGCGGTTGCGTCCCTCTTCTTTGGCCACGTGACACGCGGTATCAGCCTGAGCATGGACCATTTGTGGTGAAAGCGCAGTATGGTCAATCAATCGAATACCAATCGAGCAATTTAGATTGAGGCGAATATCTTCCCATATAAAAGGATGTTCACTGAGGGTATTGATGATCGTTGATGCCAACTTCTTTGCATCGACTTCGGTACAATCTCTCAGCAGAATCGCGAATTCATCCCCACCTAGACGAGCTAAGATGGTGTTATATGGCAGTACTTCTTCTAGCATGCTGGCACAAAACTGGATCGCGGCATCGCCCGCTTCATGCCCAGCGGTATCATTGAGTACTTTGAGCTGATCAAGGTCGATATACAGCATCGCATGAGTGCGTGTATAACTTTCAACTTCGGCTAACGCTTTGACTAGCTCTGTTTCGAAATAGTTGCGACTGTAAGTTCCCGTCAATAGGTCGTGTTCTGCCTGGTATTGCAGCTGATCTGATAGCTGTCGAGTCGCCGTCACATCTTCACCGACGATAAGCAAGTGGCCTGTTTCCACCAGCGGGCGGATGTTTTCTCGAATCCATACTGTATGGCCATCACAATGACGATATTCGATCTCTCTGCGCCAAACGCCTTTTAGCGCCTGCTTAGGTTGTAACAGCACCTGCCGAGGGATAATTGCGTCATCATGAAGATAGAAGTCTCGCAGTCGATGACCGAGTAGTTGGTCCGATGTATAACCCAACAGTTGCTCAGCAAATTGATTCACCTGCTGAATTCGATTCTGGTCATCAAGTGTCAACATCATGATCGGTTGCTGATCATAGTAGTGGCTTAAATTCGCTTCGCGTTGAAACAGTCTTTCTTCTGTGATTTTTCGTGAGGTTATATCACGCGCTTCAAGTAGGAACTGTTTACCACTGTTAAGCGATGGAATCGGTTTAAACGACAGCTCTAATACCATAGAGCCAAGTTCTGCGTGCCAAATTTCCGCTTCAAACTGAGTAATGATGTCGTGAGCACCGTCAGTAAAAAACTGCTCAATCTGCTGCGCGGTATCCACTTCCCAATGATGATGCTGCCAGATTGGCCGCTCTACGGAGAAGTTGTGGTCATAGAGTAATTCTTGTAGCTTACGGTTGCTCGATACAACGGTACCTTGCTCATCCAGAACGCCGATAAAGTGATAGCTCTGATCAAAGACCATTTCAATCAAAGTTTGGCTCTCTTTTGCTAACTGTTCGCTGCGTTTAATTCGGCTGAGGTAGTAGATAAGAACAAGAATAATAACCGAAAGCACAGACACCATGCTGCCTACAATTTTAAGCTCATTCTTATAGCGCTGAGAAAAGCTGAGCGGTTTATTGAAGATAACTGAGGCCGCCTCCCCTTCAATACCTAGCCCCCATTTAAGCACCGCTTGATAGTCGAGCTTAATTTCAGGTGTGCCGACTTCTATATTTGGTAATGGTCCATCTGGGTTTTCGAGCACCTCCACCAAGATATTCGCAGCTTGCTTACCGTGCGTCTTGCCACTCTGAATAACCCCGCCAACGGCACCATAGCCAAGCCCTAAATCGTGCACCATATAGATGGGCGCGTTGGAGGTTTCATTGAGCTTTTTCCATTGATTCACATCGGTTCTCACCGTGCCATCTTTATCACGGTAATAAACCCCAAATAGAATACTACTCTTAGTATCTAGCCTTGTAACAATCTCTAGCAATTGGTTGTAGCTATCTGGTACGACTGAGGTAACAATCTCT
Above is a genomic segment from Vibrio orientalis CIP 102891 = ATCC 33934 containing:
- a CDS encoding class I SAM-dependent methyltransferase, which produces MQLQLHCEDSTQLDRFQQLTQRWGLIHSEDSPFALVLTEQQLELRKLDEPKLGAIFVDLVSGAVAHRRKFGGGKGQAIAKAAGLNKGTTPTILDGTAGLGRDAFVLASLGCKVQMVERHPVVAALLDDGLERAKQDAEIGQWVSERMSLIHASSLNALHDLASDTSFVKPDVVYLDPMYPHPESKKKSALVKKEMRVFQSLVGADLDADGLLEPALALATKRVVVKRPDYASWLNEQKPSMAIETKKNRFDVYVNASMT
- a CDS encoding EAL domain-containing protein, producing MRFCLLFLSAITSMFAVADNRDVLVVHSYHQGFFWTDSFQRGLDVELKATGISTRVLYLDTKRLQSDEYLQQLYHLYKTKFEQEKFRAIVVSDNNALALMNKLSSELGQTPVIFGGINNYTPELHQDISATGVIEDIDLLSNISLIERLQGEVDSIYIISDHSVTGEAVRAQMDAFLTNNPKYREIVTSVVPDSYNQLLEIVTRLDTKSSILFGVYYRDKDGTVRTDVNQWKKLNETSNAPIYMVHDLGLGYGAVGGVIQSGKTHGKQAANILVEVLENPDGPLPNIEVGTPEIKLDYQAVLKWGLGIEGEAASVIFNKPLSFSQRYKNELKIVGSMVSVLSVIILVLIYYLSRIKRSEQLAKESQTLIEMVFDQSYHFIGVLDEQGTVVSSNRKLQELLYDHNFSVERPIWQHHHWEVDTAQQIEQFFTDGAHDIITQFEAEIWHAELGSMVLELSFKPIPSLNSGKQFLLEARDITSRKITEERLFQREANLSHYYDQQPIMMLTLDDQNRIQQVNQFAEQLLGYTSDQLLGHRLRDFYLHDDAIIPRQVLLQPKQALKGVWRREIEYRHCDGHTVWIRENIRPLVETGHLLIVGEDVTATRQLSDQLQYQAEHDLLTGTYSRNYFETELVKALAEVESYTRTHAMLYIDLDQLKVLNDTAGHEAGDAAIQFCASMLEEVLPYNTILARLGGDEFAILLRDCTEVDAKKLASTIINTLSEHPFIWEDIRLNLNCSIGIRLIDHTALSPQMVHAQADTACHVAKEEGRNRYNLYCLDDKELRRREQEMESVNLVHDALANQRIELFAQQILSLTDSESGMHFEILIRIKNAQGEYISPGIFMPASERYNIAHLLDKQVVTQTLDWLAENDKALEQLSLCSINLSGHSMGNKEFIAFLLNKLETSTVPCEKICLEITETAAMSNMNQAIEFFTQLKELGCRIALDDFGSGLSSFGYLKKLPVDIVKIDGLFVRDIDVNEMDHLMVRSINDLARQMGKKTVAEFVENTRIIEQLMELQVDYAQGYIIGKPKPLAELVEELMHQQKS